The Drosophila bipectinata strain 14024-0381.07 chromosome 2L, DbipHiC1v2, whole genome shotgun sequence genome has a segment encoding these proteins:
- the Spf45 gene encoding splicing factor 45 isoform X1 has translation MDLYDDIDTKPRSSHIDGWSSGIKMLQTQLAVKKAQPIKKPLMTPAVSLRAKRPVEAELVHFMTNACVKPVITGTALALPLINNASKDDWDFVDEYDPQWPNEYEKLKEKSKSIEKSRSSATGNREDRDRDRERKRNRNGRRDAQKDESSPTSMKLNAFGLRQSDEERYSPPLPGSVAKLGGGAAIAPPPSLQEISIENGDGSSSVTIPYSASSVAAKIMAKYGFKDGQGLGKSEQGMSIALQVEKTSKRGGRIIHEKDVFLPPSIMSPPATVTPPGWVSPNLQIPLTGATSNDTEPSITEIMKSPSKVVLLRNMVGPGDVDEELEPEVKDECHTKYGEVNSVIIHEAFGTEPEDAVKIFVEFKRIESAIKAVVDLNGRFFGGRQVRALFFNYDKFKSFQLN, from the exons ATGGATTTGTATGACGATATTGATACAAAGCCTCGATCTAGCCACATAGATGGCTGGTCATCAGGAATTAAAATGTTGCAGACACAGCTTGCCGTAAAAAAAGCTCAACCTATCAAAAAACCT CTAATGACGCCTGCTGTAAGTCTTAGGGCTAAACGACCAGTTGAAGCAGAATTAGTGCATTTTATGACAAATGCGTGTGTTAAACCCGTTATTACGGGCACAGCTTTGGCTTTACCATTGATAAATAATGCATCTAAGGACGATTGGGACTTTGTTGATGAATACGATCCGCAGTGGCCTAATGAGTATGAAAAGCTTAAAGAAAAGTCAAAAAGTATCGAAAAATCGCGGAGCAGTGCTACAGGAAATAGAGAAGATCGTGACAGAGACAGGGAACGAAAGCGAAACCGCAACGGCCGACGGGATGCACAGAAAGACGAAAGTTCGCCAACATCCATGAAATTAAACGCATTTGGTCTGAGACAATCCGATGAAGAAAGGTACAGTCCCCCTTTGCCAGGTTCTGTAGCTAAACTTGGAGGTGGTGCAGCCATTGCGCCGCCACCGTCGCTACAAGAAATATCTATTGAAAACGGAGATGGATCATCTAGCGTTACCATACCATATTCAGCTAGTTCTGTTGCTGCAAAGATTATGGCTAAATACGGCTTTAAAGATGGTCAAGGGCTAGGAAAATCCGAGCAGGGTATGTCTATAGCACTTCAAGTAGAAAAGACTTCAAAACGAGGTGGCAGAATCATACACGAAAAAGATGTATTCCTGCCTCCATCAATAATGTCACCTCctgctactgttactccgccCGGTTGGGTTAGTCCCAACCTCCAAATACCATTGACGGGTGCGACCAGCAATGATACAGAGCCAAGTATTACTGAAATCATGAAGTCACCAAGCAAAGTCGTCCTTCTTCGAAACATGGTAGGTCCAGGTGACGTAGACGAAGAATTAGAACCGGAGGTAAAAGACGAGTGCCACACAAAGTACGGGGAAGTAAATAGCGTTATAATACACGAGGCATTCGGCACAGAGCCAGAGGACGCAGTCAAAATTTTTGTGGAATTTAAACGAATTGAGAGCGCTATCAAAG CTGTTGTAGATTTAAATGGACGATTTTTTGGGGGCCGTCAAGTCCGAgcattgttttttaattatgataaatttaaaagttttcaattaaattaa
- the Spf45 gene encoding splicing factor 45 isoform X2: protein MTPAVSLRAKRPVEAELVHFMTNACVKPVITGTALALPLINNASKDDWDFVDEYDPQWPNEYEKLKEKSKSIEKSRSSATGNREDRDRDRERKRNRNGRRDAQKDESSPTSMKLNAFGLRQSDEERYSPPLPGSVAKLGGGAAIAPPPSLQEISIENGDGSSSVTIPYSASSVAAKIMAKYGFKDGQGLGKSEQGMSIALQVEKTSKRGGRIIHEKDVFLPPSIMSPPATVTPPGWVSPNLQIPLTGATSNDTEPSITEIMKSPSKVVLLRNMVGPGDVDEELEPEVKDECHTKYGEVNSVIIHEAFGTEPEDAVKIFVEFKRIESAIKAVVDLNGRFFGGRQVRALFFNYDKFKSFQLN, encoded by the exons ATGACGCCTGCTGTAAGTCTTAGGGCTAAACGACCAGTTGAAGCAGAATTAGTGCATTTTATGACAAATGCGTGTGTTAAACCCGTTATTACGGGCACAGCTTTGGCTTTACCATTGATAAATAATGCATCTAAGGACGATTGGGACTTTGTTGATGAATACGATCCGCAGTGGCCTAATGAGTATGAAAAGCTTAAAGAAAAGTCAAAAAGTATCGAAAAATCGCGGAGCAGTGCTACAGGAAATAGAGAAGATCGTGACAGAGACAGGGAACGAAAGCGAAACCGCAACGGCCGACGGGATGCACAGAAAGACGAAAGTTCGCCAACATCCATGAAATTAAACGCATTTGGTCTGAGACAATCCGATGAAGAAAGGTACAGTCCCCCTTTGCCAGGTTCTGTAGCTAAACTTGGAGGTGGTGCAGCCATTGCGCCGCCACCGTCGCTACAAGAAATATCTATTGAAAACGGAGATGGATCATCTAGCGTTACCATACCATATTCAGCTAGTTCTGTTGCTGCAAAGATTATGGCTAAATACGGCTTTAAAGATGGTCAAGGGCTAGGAAAATCCGAGCAGGGTATGTCTATAGCACTTCAAGTAGAAAAGACTTCAAAACGAGGTGGCAGAATCATACACGAAAAAGATGTATTCCTGCCTCCATCAATAATGTCACCTCctgctactgttactccgccCGGTTGGGTTAGTCCCAACCTCCAAATACCATTGACGGGTGCGACCAGCAATGATACAGAGCCAAGTATTACTGAAATCATGAAGTCACCAAGCAAAGTCGTCCTTCTTCGAAACATGGTAGGTCCAGGTGACGTAGACGAAGAATTAGAACCGGAGGTAAAAGACGAGTGCCACACAAAGTACGGGGAAGTAAATAGCGTTATAATACACGAGGCATTCGGCACAGAGCCAGAGGACGCAGTCAAAATTTTTGTGGAATTTAAACGAATTGAGAGCGCTATCAAAG CTGTTGTAGATTTAAATGGACGATTTTTTGGGGGCCGTCAAGTCCGAgcattgttttttaattatgataaatttaaaagttttcaattaaattaa